From the Streptomyces sp. Tu 2975 genome, one window contains:
- a CDS encoding Yip1 family protein, giving the protein MAGFRIGRGRDNRTPQRQQAPQAPPYQGGGRPAPPPYGHQQQWSPAGGAPRQGAAPQGGGGYGEPEYFGDPHPQYAPPQDPYAANNPGHTQMFSVNDDPYGDGAAYRAGAVPAAPAGPRLHWKQLLSGIVLRPGPTFLQMRDYAVWGPALVVTFLYGMLAIFGFDEPRQEVINATLSNAIPYVLITGVAFVISGLVLGAVTHTLARQLGGDGAWQPTIGLSMLIMSLTDAPRLVFAMFLGGENSLVQVLGWVTWLAAGALFTSMVSKSHDLPWPKALGASAIQLIALLSIIKLGTI; this is encoded by the coding sequence GTGGCTGGATTCAGGATCGGACGCGGCCGGGACAACCGCACCCCGCAACGGCAGCAGGCGCCGCAGGCGCCGCCCTACCAGGGCGGTGGTCGGCCGGCCCCGCCGCCGTACGGGCATCAGCAGCAGTGGTCGCCCGCCGGCGGCGCGCCCCGGCAGGGCGCGGCCCCCCAAGGGGGCGGCGGGTACGGCGAGCCGGAGTACTTCGGCGATCCGCACCCCCAGTACGCCCCGCCCCAGGACCCGTACGCGGCCAACAACCCTGGCCACACGCAGATGTTCAGCGTGAACGACGACCCCTACGGTGACGGCGCGGCCTACCGCGCCGGCGCCGTCCCGGCGGCCCCGGCGGGCCCGCGCCTGCACTGGAAGCAGTTGCTCAGCGGCATCGTGCTGCGGCCCGGGCCGACGTTCCTGCAGATGCGCGACTACGCGGTCTGGGGCCCGGCACTCGTCGTCACCTTCCTCTACGGCATGCTCGCGATCTTCGGCTTCGACGAGCCGCGCCAAGAGGTCATCAACGCGACGCTCTCCAACGCGATCCCGTACGTCCTCATCACCGGCGTCGCGTTCGTGATCAGCGGCCTGGTGCTCGGCGCCGTGACGCACACCCTCGCCCGCCAGCTCGGCGGCGACGGCGCCTGGCAGCCCACGATCGGCCTCTCCATGCTGATCATGTCGCTCACCGACGCGCCGCGCCTCGTCTTCGCCATGTTCCTCGGTGGCGAGAACTCCCTGGTGCAGGTGCTGGGTTGGGTGACCTGGCTGGCGGCGGGCGCGCTGTTCACCTCGATGGTGAGCAAGTCGCACGACCTGCCGTGGCCGAAGGCGCTGGGTGCGTCGGCCATCCAGCTGATCGCGCTGCTGTCGATCATCAAGCTCGGCACGATCTGA